A DNA window from Geminocystis sp. NIES-3709 contains the following coding sequences:
- a CDS encoding DUF4326 domain-containing protein encodes MKQLSLFGAESEIFWTPSQIKRKEALDNGKTILLNKKLDSVLIVYAKAKGLLVAIDRTSDWGNPFKIGVDGDRDTVCDKFDLYLDKNLILKKRLKKLQGKALQCWCYPKRCHGEKLIKSLEQLV; translated from the coding sequence ATGAAACAGTTATCCTTGTTTGGGGCAGAATCTGAAATTTTCTGGACACCATCACAGATAAAGCGTAAAGAAGCCTTAGATAACGGTAAAACTATTCTCCTTAACAAAAAACTAGATAGCGTATTAATTGTTTATGCTAAGGCTAAAGGATTATTAGTTGCCATTGACAGAACTTCAGATTGGGGTAATCCCTTTAAAATAGGTGTAGATGGTGATAGAGATACAGTGTGCGATAAATTTGACCTGTACCTAGATAAAAATTTAATTTTGAAGAAAAGACTAAAGAAGTTACAAGGTAAAGCGTTGCAATGTTGGTGCTATCCCAAGCGTTGTCATGGTGAGAAATTAATTAAATCTTTAGAGCAGTTGGTGTAA